The Humulus lupulus chromosome 7, drHumLupu1.1, whole genome shotgun sequence region GTTAACTGATGTTTTATATACAATATAATTTTAGGTATCAATCTTAAATTGACGCCAAATTAGTTTTGCTTGATATTTCATTGTTTAGTGTAgtgtttatacttttttttaccCTATGTTTTTtctgattacctgtttggacgctgtattttaaaaaattcatttttgaactttatattttgtaaaatagttcaaatatatatttaaactcaattttaatgaagaaaaaattgaatataacaatatagtttttaagcagaataattttacTTTTGTTCtggattgttagtttggtgaattatttgtgatttcagttgagaaaactttgactAAAATCAGCTTTAaggttctatttgaactattttacaaaacataaggttcaaacattaatttgtcaaaatacataatccaaacaaataataagacaaaatatagagtaaaaaaaagtataaacccttcaGTGTATTAATTATGTTTTGGATTTTATAAAAGTGCGTATCACTCTCGTCCTCTGTGGACTTTGGCATCCGCCATTCGTTTGGTTTGATCTTTTTCCCTCATTCCAGTCGACCCTTCCGCTGGTCTTTAGTCCATTGCCTATGGTCTCCGGTAAGTAGTCTATAGTTCACTTTCGTCTATGCCCTGCCCCGCTCTCTCTTCAACTTAGTTACTAGTACTTCGGAGTGGTGCAGACTCTCTGGCTTGGCTATTGAATGAATCTTATGCTTGTCAGGTCCACTCCTGGGTCTTCTCTTGCCTATCGTCCACTTCGGTGACTCCAACCCCGGAAACATGATCTCTTCCACTAACCTCTTCACAAAATAGTCACCTCCCTCCCTTACTGACTAAGGCTAAGGTGGTGTCAACCAAAGGCACAAGAAGTTCTCACATGAATAGACGTTTGAATATTCGCTCAGTACTTGAACCTTGAACCTTCGATCACTCGAATTTGTCGTTCACCTTCTCAAACCGACGAAGCCTACTCGAACTTCATATTCCCTGCCACCATACCTGAATGAAGGGTTTGGGCTGCCAAATTGGATATTGATTGTGGATTTACTATATtgttatatctattttttttgtcGGAATAAAATCACTGATCAGATAAGACTGTATCACTAATCAGATAGATGTCTTGGTTTGGGCCATAACAAGGATTTATAATTGCCCAAAAAACTTTTCAAACCTGTATTGAACTTTGTTAGGACTCGATGAAATATTCATTTCCCTGAAGAAAAAAATGCATTATTTTTCTTCTGGCAAAGTTGTTCGTTTTAACCCAGACCGCAAAAATGTGATAAAGTAGCATTTTCGAGTTTGACTcagcaaaaacaaaaacataagctAGTGAAGTATTTTTAATATCTAAAGCCATCATAGACTGGAATGTGAAAAGAATTCTTAATACACAAGCAAACATCATTTGCTACATCCCTTCATGTTTGCTCGCATCAACGAACTTTACGAGCTCTCTCTTCCTGTCCTATACCAAGAGATCTCTGAGCATTTGCAATACCTTCGGGATCTACAGTATGGAAGATCATATTAACAAGGTCATGAGTTGAGTAAAGAGTAGTAGCATGATGAGATAATTACAAAAGCATTAAATGATTTAAGTATGCTTGCAATCTAAGACAACGGAAGGGGAAAATGCCACCACTCTAAAATCATATGGCCAACTGATTGAGTAGAAACTACGAGGTGAAGACAAGGACACAACATGAGACATACAATATATGACATTATATCAAGCGACTAAAAATCATGGTTAATAATGAATCAATGCATAACAATCATGAATCACTCTAACTCACAACCCACAAGCCAGACATTTCTGTTCTTGAAAAGAATAGTTCAAATATTGCACCCACATTAGTTCATATTCAATTCTACATATACAGATCATACTTTTATGCTTCAGCAATTAAAGATTCATTGGTATAGCATGCTCTGTTCAGTCAGACTTAATAGTGGATTAACAAGAAATAAGGATTTTGCTTAAAACTACTATTTAGAAATTGAAACTTTTGTGTGATTCCAttaataatataatgttttgTCTTTGTGTATCTTCCATCTTCTGAACTCTCAATCAAAGCATAGGCAAATTGACATGACTTACCGAAGAATTGCGTGAAAATGCGAGTGAAGAAGCTCAAGTTGCGGGAGACATTGTAAGCCATGACAGGTGGAAGAGGCTTGACAATGGTGTCAATACTAAAAACTCGTTGAAGGAACTGCAAGCCAGGATGGGGAAGTCACATAGTAAAGGGGAAAAAAAGATTTAAAGTTCTCCTCAACCAATTATTCTCGAAAAAAATAAGCAGTTTCCATCAATCAATAAAGATTGTTCATTGCATTCCTAATCTGTTGCGCAAAGAATATCAATACCAACACCAATCCTACCCGTTATTCCCTAAGGTAAAATAATGAAATGGGTACCaaaaaaagaaatgaaattatcataaatttcacaaaatTTATCAACTGGGTATTCCTTTAAACACTGACTATGGTGCTAATTCAAAATGTAGCAGCGAATACGAAGAAACCCAAATTAAACGACAAGTAGAGAAAAATAACCTGAAAATTTCGCTGAAAACTGTAACGGAGCTCGGGGTCGATTTCGGTAAGGGAATCATCGGGGTCTTGGTCCTTGGAGCGAGGTGACTTCTTACCAGGGACATGCATAGTTGAGGTGCCCCCTGGCTTGCTTGTTACCTTGAGCTTGGCGTTTTTGAACTCGTCGTTGGCCTCCTCGTTGACCCTCCATGGAGCTGAAGCcatcagctccttcttccttgcCTTCGTCATTCTTCTCTCCCTTTCCCTCTCTCTAGCTATTCACGATTCTTCCTCTTCTTCGCTCTGGCTATGGCTAAGAAGTTTGGGCCACGTTTGGCTGAAgttttttatttaagaaaaagaTTGTCCCCTTTGTTAAGGAAAATTTCATGCTATATGAATgataatatatttaaattaaaaaatatgacaCCATTAGTGGGAAAGAGAAATTTGACTATTGATGTATAAAAGTGGCAGAGAATAATACCAAGctaaaaaaaatcacatttttatcCTAATATTACATTGgattcctaaaatacccctatcataaatttccttctctttttctcctATTCCCTTGAACTTAAGACTTGATTTGGTGAGAATTAGGGTGAGTTGGCTAGTTTTTGGGGTTCTAACACTGCTTAAGGTGTATTAGAATGATTATGGGACTCAACTTTGATTTTGGGGTGTGTTTAGAATGATTTTCAAGGAAGTTAGCTCGTAAAATTGcatgggatttctgggtttcgAGCTTTAGTCGCggcccgcttgagtttataggccagGGGATTTCGAAAAAATTGCCCAAGCGCCGCGACGCAAGGTTTAGGCgttgcggcccttaaggggggctgggccgcggcccaaatgcaaaattttggttgtttaaagGATTTTAGCTCGGGAGCTCAAACGTTAAGGCTCGgaaaggtttctactacccagtttggtagaatccaaggtctcggaggctagatttatGTCTCGAGGcaatttattggattagaatttgatgaatgactattataaatatgttgtgactaggttttcaacgaggctcgtgttagaggactgtgcttgggattgcGGTGCTCAAATAACTTGGGACACAGAtaagaaaaatgttgtacccgtagagcaaggcgtGGCCTTATTGTttttattgcagggcatggccctatctGATTGAATTGTCAGGCGTatccctattgtttatgtttagtatatgtgtgaatatttgttgatattatgctatgtagtgcatatttgtgaatgaacggtgaAGGTGGAGAACTGGGAAGGCCAGAAATGGTGAAGGCTAAGAACGGCAGGAAGCCAAGTACGACAAGGGATCGGGAACGGTGTTGAGCACACagagtgcaaagccgagtacaacaaggggtcgggaacggtgttgagcacgcagagtgcaggccgttagggtgagaccctcctaggatgttgGAATCATCTTCTTGGGGAAGAccatgaacccagggcctagtaaagcgcctgggacggcatgaccgctatgtgtttagcatgttggctgctttgttatatgttgttgatagatatgcatttgtgttgagttttcttgctgggcttcagctcacgggtgctctatggtgcaggtaagggcaaaggaaaggccgaccaaccatgagtatggagagcgtggagcgacgggtacatgttcggcctacctggctgccacggccaaggttattttgggaagatgtaatgtattggtatagatttgtcgcctaagtcgaccttaaatgtattttgggatcccaaatgtttaactctatacaatttcaatgaatgaccacgttttTACATTAAATGTCTTTAAACAACTTTTTATtccagtttagctacacttttaacctaaaaccttgattagcgagctaatggcacgtttttaactcacttagcaatgactctaaggaagtagggcgttgcaacttggtatcaaagcgagccaaggtttatgattCCTgtagattgaccgaacatgtacgttcactgccagtgacaagctcgactcagggttggatggtaattattgaattatatgcttgattgtttGTTAAAGTGCCATGTTTGCATGATTATTTTTATAGAGcgtgatgaatgagttgacatatgcatgatgctagggcatggccccttgattaTTGTATGTAATCTGTGTTATGTGGATTGCTGGTTGTGGTTGGTTGTGCAAAttaggaggtggttttggatgttgttatcatgcctgatgagcggcgtcattgattgcaggcatattgttgtgatgcctcggCGATCAATCAGACTCAGCGACAatagggctgaggatgacaaccagggttaggaccctccacctaccccaccgAATCGGCAACAattatttgccgagatggaagctagacttcaccgaacagaagaagagcttcgatagttgaggcaacaggcccttcCTCAGAGCATTGGGTTGCaagttccacaggctgtggcactagTCCCAGCCCAGCCTGGTGTGgaaaatagatgggaacctttgtatgagaggttcaggaagaagCACCCTCCCActttcgagggtggaccagacccactgcgggcagagcagtggatgagcatgatttcttccatcctggatttcataagGGTGGAAGGGAATAAGAGAGTAGCTTGTGGGATTTTGCGTCGCAGAGAAGGAGTGTCGCAGTTATGACTTAAgaagagttcaggaacattttcaatgagaagtactacaatgtcacagttcgagctgcgaaagttgatgagtttaccaacctaacTCAAAATcgaatgacagttactgagtatgccttgaagaccggttggcgaagttcgcgccGGATCTGGTGCCGACTGATATGACACAGAGGGatcggtttgtgcggggattgaatgtcatgattGCCCGTGATATCAAGATAACCTTGGATTcagggactaccacttatgcacaggtggtggataaggcccttacaactgaagGGGCCGAGGATCgaatatggagagagggcgctgctaggcaCAATGttcggaggacggtgcctcctttcactggatctagtcgaggtagtggccccattgagcagaagagaaaggcctagactcttttgttcctcctggcttagataggagggcacgaggtgctttcaGTGGTTGTTAGGGCAGGgtagacaactggaggagttttgaaatgccctacttccttagagccgttactaagtgagtttaaaaaacgtgcattcaactcgctaatcgaggttttaggtctaATAGTGTAATTAatccataaacagaggaaaaactttagaaataattccatttcattgaaaatcataaaagtttaacacttgggatcccaaaatatagtttagaaatatttaaaacatataaactgaaccaagtcgactaaacgaaaaaatctaggtttatttacaaacgtCTCCCAAAacccactggctgtggcagccaggctggccaaacatgtacacgccgcttcatgcctgctacactcatggttggttggcttctccttgcccttacctgcaccacagagcatctgtgagtcgaagcccagcaagaaaacccacaaatagataacatatgcaaaacatacaccaagcatatagacaggccatcaataggctaaacacatacggcctagccgtcccaggcgctttaccaggccctgggtttgcggtccacaccgtgaggatatcccaggtatcctttagggactcgccctggcaactcgcactccacgtgctcaacgctgctcccggccccttgccgtactcggccttgcactcaacgtgcctatcgccattcccggccctttgccgttcccggcccctgccgacctcggcctacaccattcccggctcttgccgaccaTTTACACAATTGCACTCATATCATATTAAACAAGTACATaatactagcaaatacaatcaaagggctacgccctgcaattcaaacacattgggctcagccctgcatacaagctctatgggaacaagggttttcttacctgagtcccgagctctccgagcaccgatgtcccgagcacagtcctctaacttgagcctcgttgaaatcctagtcacaacacattaacaatatccatccatcaaattctaatccaataaataactttgagccataaccctaacctccgggaccttgaattctatcaatccgggtgatcaaatctatcccgagccttaaccattaagttcccaagcctaaacacccttaaaaacacaagctggcactaagagccgcgaccctacccacaagcgccgcggctagcctcgaaacaaagGCTAACAcctcactgacacccacacgggccgcggcgtgcatcaccaagcgccgcggcgcgcatgaagcttctcagcctcccatggccgcgcgcgcacacgggccgcggcatgcccatcctagggccgcggccctcctctccaaacccagaattcttcacctttctcctgcattttcttcaaaccaactcaTCCTATAATTAAGCTAACAGTTCCAGACAATCAACACCAATATTCTAGCCtagtttcaacatcaaaacccatcaaaacctgctccaaaactcaactaagatACCCAAGAACAAATcaaattctacccacatgcatagcCTAGAAACACAACTGAAATTCAAGCATAATTCCCATAGTTAGAGTTTACCTTTTGCTGAGTTTAGTCTCTGgatttgatccttaatcctcaagctcctagctcccaagatttcccagctgaattcctctaGCCTCTAGCTAACCTCTCCAAGTTCCTCCTTAAGCCTCCAAAGAAAAGAAAACCACTTCAAGGGAGAGAGAGGAGGTGAGTCGGTTTCTGAGAGTTCTATAAAATTCTaaggtttgttttattcaacttaagtctatgtggttacctcaaggctcggggtaccaaaacgtccccgatggcaaaatggtaaatttccccaatattccctcctagacattctatcctcaaatatatctccaaatatttattttcataacccgataaccccatataataactaatacccaaattacccctcgactcaccccgagtcggattctcaaccccgttgtgacttcctggctaaccgctccccaggactgtctcggatcgtgctgcacagtcatatcacatatatatcgcatttatcacatatatacccctaatatccagacgaggcccacatgcacatttaactcaactaaacatgcatcattgtcatatattcacattaattcacatattaacatattaaatcatttattgccctcctggcacactaatcaagggcctaagccctattagcaaattcgggtcattacaactatcccctccttacaaaaatttcgtccttgaaattacctgaacaactcgggataccactccctcatctctgactcaagttcccatgttgcctcctcaaccttgctgtttctccacagcactttcactaaggcgatggtcttgctccgcaagactttatctttccagTCAAGAActtgaaccggcttctcctcataggacaaatcctgatcaagctccagattctcaaaacttagaacatgcgtcgaatctgacatatacttccgaagcatggatacatggaaaacatcatgaacccctgataaaactggaggcatcgctaatctataagctacctccccaacccgttccaggatctcgaaggggccaacaaatctagggctcaacttgccccgaacactaaaccgtttcacacccctcatgggtgaaaccttaaggaacacatgatcaccaacctggaATTCCACACTCTTgcatttcaggtctgaataacttttctgtcgactctgggaggcgagcatacgcgctctaatcttctcaattgcctcattggtcccctgaaccatctctggacccaaatatctcctctcacatgtctcatcctaatgaatatgtgatctacatttccttccataaagaatttcgtacggagccactccgatggttgcctgataactgttattgttcgagaactcgatcaaagggagatacttactccacgatcccccaaaatctagcacacaggctcgcaacatatcctccaatttctgaatcgttctctcagactgtccatccgtctgaggatgataagcagtactaaaccgtaactacgtgcccatagccttctgcagactttcccaaaacttggaagtaaaggtggggtctctgtcggatactatcgacctcggagccccatgaagtcaaacaatctccttcacatacaactcagcgtactgttccacggtataagttgtcttaacaggcaaaaagtgggcgaacttagtatacctatccacaatcacccacaccgagtcatgctgtcctatagtcctcggcaaaccaaccacaaagtccatagtgatatcttcccacttccattctgggatccccagaggctgcagcaaccctgctggcctctgatgctcagccttaacctgctggcaagttaagcacttggtcacataatccaccacatccctcttcatgcccgaccaccaatacagagttctcaagtcctggtacatcttcgccgtacccgggtgcaaagaatagggagtggtatgcgattcatctaaaatctctcgctAGATATCAGAATCCGTTGGAACgcaaatctgacccttgtactttaaTAACCCCATTTCtaaaatggaaaagtccttagtcgctccgactaaggcactctccctatgacccCTCAACTGGGATTctttcccctgcgcttccttgatcctctcaaggagtgtagactgaagagtgatgttggccaactgaccaaccaccaattctatacctgctctggtcatctcctcggctaacttatcagatatatgcctcgaactaaacaactgtcctgggcctttccgactcaatgcatcagccactacattagccttcccaggatggtataggatatcgcaatcataatccttaaccaactccagccaccgcctctagcgcatattcaggtccttctgagtaaagaaatactttaggctcttatggtcggtgtatatctcgcacttctcaccataaagacaatgcctccaaatcttgagtgcaaacaccaccgctgccaactccagatcatgcgtaggatatctctgctcatattcctttaactgtctcgatgcataggctattacttgaccagcttgcatcaacacgcaccccaaaccctgtctggatgcatcacagtaaaccacaaacttttcattctctgtcagTAAGCTTAAAACCGGcgcagtgatcagtcgccgcttcaactgcttaaaactgttctcacatctgtccgtccagataAACCTTgccttcttctttgtcagttttgtcaatggcgtagctattctggagaacccctcaacaaaccgccaataataccctgctaaacccagaaagcttctcacttcaggaacattgctcgggctaggccaatctctgaccacctcaatcttacttgggtcaaccagaatcccctccttactgacaatatggcccagaaatgtaacttgtggcaaccaaaactcacacttactgaacttagcatataacttatgctctctcaaccgctgtagaaccaaccgtagatgctgctcgtgctctgtctctgactgagagtacactaggatgtcatcgatgaatacaatcacaaacttgtccagataatccttaaaaaccttgttcatcatgtccatgaaggaggctggggcattggttaatccaaaggacataaccaagaattcatagtgtccatacctcgttcggaaagcagtctttggcatgtcctcctccttaatccttaactgatgataaccttatcggagatctatcttggaaaacactattcttccctgtaactggtcaaataaatcatcgatcctaggtagtgggtaatTGTTCTTAGTGGTTAACTTatttagctccctgtaatcaataaacatcctaagggatccatccttcttcttaacgaacaacactggagcaccccatggcgaaaaactcggtctgatgaaccccaaatcaagtaactcctgcaactgaatcttcaactcctttaactccgctggagccattctataaggtgtcctagatactggctcagCTCctagtaccaactctataacaaagtcaatctcccgctgcggcggcaaccctggcaaatctattggaaacaaatccagaaactcacacaccaatctagtctcacccggtccaaccgacaccaccctagaggtatccacaacactcgctaggaatcctatgcaaccttcctgcatcaggtctctagtcctcaatgctgaaatcattggtactcgcggtccactaactgtccccgcaaacacaaagggtacctccctttctggttcaaaagtcaccattctgcgcttgcagtcaatcattgccccatactttaatagccaatccatccctagaaccatatcaaagtcatccatctctaactcaatcaaatcaacagacagttccctaccatctaccactactagcaatgctctaatc contains the following coding sequences:
- the LOC133790989 gene encoding uncharacterized protein LOC133790989; its protein translation is MTKARKKELMASAPWRVNEEANDEFKNAKLKVTSKPGGTSTMHVPGKKSPRSKDQDPDDSLTEIDPELRYSFQRNFQFLQRVFSIDTIVKPLPPVMAYNVSRNLSFFTRIFTQFFDPEGIANAQRSLGIGQEERARKVR